The Corallococcus exiguus genome has a window encoding:
- a CDS encoding efflux RND transporter permease subunit, giving the protein MNFTDLFIRRPVVALVVNLLIIIAGLQALRSLNVRQYPRSENADITVTTVYVGANAELVRGFITTPLERVIAAADGIDYVESTSSQNVSIIRARLKLNYDANRALSEISAKVDQVRGDLPPESQVPVMGIESADSQFAVAYLNFTSDFLEQNELSDYLVRVVQPRLSSVEGVQRADILGARTFAMRVWMKPDQMAALNVSPIQVRQALATNNSLAAVGQTKGSLVQVNLTANTGLRSVEEFKQLIVRKDGGAVVRLSDVADVVLGAEDYDTDVTLNGKTAVFVGIWALPNANSLDVMQRIRLEMDSLKKDLPEQIHGGVAFDGTDYIQNAIDEVVSTLIETLIIVVIVIFLFLGSVRSILVPVVAIPVSLIGTVFLMQVFGFTVNLLTLLAVVLSVGLVVDDAIVVVENVERHLRDGLRPVDAAIKSARELVGPIIAMTLTLAAVYAPIAFQGGLTGSLFREFALTLAGAVTLSGVVALTLSPMMSSVLLKAGHEDKGFAGVINRTFERLRAAYSRSLDSSLLVRGPVYAAWIFLSVLALVMFNQSARELAPVEDQDFVIGIMSTPSNSTLDQLKPSVTKTSELLMDMPESSFNFQIVQPSNGFWGLVLKPYKERQRTTAQVLAEAQERVNTIPAVQTFTLQPPALPGGGNFPVEFVIASTAEAEELLGFAQQLQEKATQSGMFAFPPIIDVKLDQPQSELEVDREKVAQLGLNLGTVGQDLGTAVGGNFVNRFNIAGRSYKVIPQVLRSSRLTPEQLKDIHVTGPDGKLVALSAIASIQDKVAPRSLNRFQQLNAVKLSGVAIRPLDEALTYLETEASRILPAGYRMDYTGESRQLRTEGDSFAPAFGLAVVLIFLVLAAQFNSFRDPLIILAGSVPLALFGALITTFLRMPNPMMPYFTDSFTTTLNIYSQVGLVTLVGLIAKNGILIVDFANRLQEEGKSKLEAVKEAASERLRPILMTTVATVAGHFPLVLVSGPGAAARNSIGLVLVTGMALGTLFTLYFVPAIYLLIAKTRTAAASEAPELQQAPDAAT; this is encoded by the coding sequence ATGAACTTCACCGACCTCTTCATCCGGCGTCCGGTCGTGGCGCTGGTCGTCAACCTCCTCATCATCATCGCCGGCCTGCAGGCCCTGCGCTCGCTCAACGTGCGGCAATACCCGCGCAGCGAGAACGCCGACATCACCGTCACCACGGTCTACGTCGGCGCCAACGCGGAGCTCGTCCGTGGCTTCATCACCACGCCACTGGAGCGCGTCATCGCCGCGGCGGATGGCATCGACTACGTCGAGTCCACGAGCTCGCAGAACGTCTCCATCATCCGCGCCCGGCTCAAGCTCAACTACGACGCCAACCGCGCCCTGAGTGAAATCAGCGCCAAGGTCGACCAGGTTCGTGGCGACCTTCCGCCCGAATCCCAGGTCCCCGTGATGGGCATCGAGTCCGCGGACAGCCAGTTCGCTGTCGCGTACCTCAACTTCACCTCCGACTTCCTCGAGCAGAACGAGCTGTCCGACTACCTGGTGCGCGTGGTGCAGCCCCGGCTGTCGTCGGTGGAGGGCGTGCAGCGCGCGGACATCCTCGGAGCGCGCACGTTCGCCATGCGGGTGTGGATGAAGCCGGACCAGATGGCCGCGCTCAACGTCAGCCCCATCCAGGTCCGTCAGGCGCTCGCCACGAACAACTCGCTCGCGGCCGTGGGCCAGACGAAGGGCTCGCTCGTGCAGGTGAACCTCACGGCGAACACGGGTCTGCGTTCCGTGGAGGAGTTCAAGCAGCTCATCGTCCGCAAGGATGGCGGCGCGGTGGTGCGGTTGTCGGACGTCGCGGACGTGGTGCTCGGCGCCGAGGACTACGACACCGACGTGACGCTCAACGGGAAGACGGCCGTGTTCGTAGGCATCTGGGCGCTGCCCAACGCCAACTCGCTGGACGTCATGCAGCGCATCCGCCTGGAGATGGACTCGCTCAAGAAGGACCTGCCCGAGCAGATCCACGGCGGCGTCGCCTTCGACGGCACGGACTACATCCAGAACGCCATCGACGAGGTGGTGAGCACGCTCATCGAGACGCTCATCATCGTCGTCATCGTCATCTTCCTGTTCCTGGGCTCCGTGCGCTCCATCCTGGTTCCGGTGGTGGCCATTCCGGTGTCGCTCATCGGCACGGTGTTCCTGATGCAGGTGTTCGGCTTCACGGTGAACCTGCTCACCCTGCTCGCGGTGGTGTTGTCCGTAGGCCTGGTCGTGGACGACGCCATCGTCGTGGTGGAGAACGTGGAGCGCCACCTGCGTGACGGACTGCGCCCGGTGGACGCCGCCATCAAGAGCGCTCGCGAGTTGGTGGGTCCCATCATCGCGATGACGCTCACGCTCGCCGCGGTGTACGCGCCCATCGCCTTCCAGGGCGGCCTCACGGGTTCGCTGTTCCGCGAGTTCGCGCTCACGCTGGCCGGAGCCGTGACCCTGTCGGGCGTGGTGGCGCTGACGCTCTCCCCGATGATGTCCTCCGTCCTCCTGAAGGCGGGCCACGAGGACAAGGGGTTCGCGGGCGTCATCAACCGCACCTTCGAGCGCCTGCGGGCCGCGTACTCCCGCTCCCTGGACAGCTCGCTGCTCGTCCGCGGACCCGTCTACGCGGCGTGGATCTTCCTGAGCGTGCTCGCCCTGGTGATGTTCAACCAGTCGGCCCGGGAGCTGGCGCCCGTGGAGGACCAGGACTTCGTCATCGGCATCATGAGCACTCCGTCCAACTCCACCCTGGATCAGCTCAAGCCGTCCGTGACCAAGACGAGCGAGTTGCTGATGGACATGCCGGAGTCCAGCTTCAACTTCCAGATTGTCCAGCCGAGCAACGGCTTCTGGGGCCTGGTGCTGAAGCCGTACAAGGAGCGCCAGCGGACCACGGCGCAGGTGCTGGCGGAGGCGCAGGAGCGGGTGAACACCATCCCGGCGGTCCAGACGTTCACCCTCCAGCCCCCCGCGCTGCCGGGCGGTGGCAACTTCCCGGTGGAGTTCGTCATCGCGTCCACGGCGGAGGCGGAGGAGCTGCTGGGCTTCGCGCAGCAGCTCCAGGAGAAGGCGACGCAGAGCGGGATGTTCGCCTTCCCGCCCATCATCGACGTGAAGTTGGATCAGCCCCAGTCGGAGCTCGAGGTCGACCGTGAGAAGGTGGCGCAGCTGGGCCTGAACCTGGGGACCGTGGGCCAGGACCTGGGGACCGCCGTGGGCGGCAACTTCGTCAACCGGTTCAACATCGCCGGCCGCAGCTACAAGGTCATCCCGCAGGTCCTTCGCTCCTCCCGCCTCACCCCGGAGCAGCTCAAGGACATCCACGTCACCGGTCCGGACGGCAAGCTCGTGGCCCTGTCGGCCATCGCGTCCATTCAGGACAAGGTGGCGCCCCGGTCGCTCAACCGCTTCCAGCAGCTCAACGCGGTGAAGCTCAGCGGCGTGGCCATCCGTCCGCTGGATGAGGCGCTCACCTACCTGGAGACGGAGGCCTCGCGCATCCTGCCCGCGGGCTACCGCATGGACTACACGGGCGAGTCCCGGCAGCTCCGCACGGAAGGCGACTCGTTCGCTCCGGCGTTCGGGCTGGCGGTGGTGTTGATCTTCCTGGTGCTCGCGGCCCAGTTCAACAGCTTCCGGGATCCGCTCATCATCCTCGCCGGGTCGGTGCCGCTGGCGCTCTTCGGCGCGCTGATAACCACGTTCCTTCGGATGCCGAACCCGATGATGCCGTACTTCACGGACAGCTTCACCACCACGCTCAACATCTACTCACAGGTGGGTCTGGTGACGCTGGTGGGGCTCATCGCGAAGAACGGCATCCTCATCGTGGACTTCGCCAACCGCCTCCAGGAGGAGGGCAAGTCGAAGCTCGAGGCGGTGAAGGAAGCGGCCTCCGAACGGCTCCGTCCCATCCTGATGACGACGGTGGCCACGGTCGCGGGCCACTTCCCGCTCGTCCTGGTGTCGGGACCGGGCGCGGCGGCGCGCAACAGCATCGGGCTCGTGCTGGTGACGGGCATGGCGCTGGGCACGCTCTTCACCCTCTACTTCGTGCCGGCCATCTACCTGCTCATCGCCAAGACGCGCACCGCGGCCGCCAGCGAAGCACCGGAGCTCCAGCAGGCGCCCGACGCCGCCACGTAG
- a CDS encoding efflux RND transporter periplasmic adaptor subunit, producing MTPSSPPRASRLKRWIIGVVLLLAVFAGLVAVKAGQIVSMINAGETFVLPPESVTSTQAESFGWQGTRSAVGTVMALRGVTLSAELPGVVNDIRFENGASVKKGQVLVQLDTSSEQAQLAGAEADAELSRLNRERAEKLNAQGANTQSDLDAVRARSLQSSATVAHLKSLIAKKTIRAPFDGRIGIRQVELGQLVSPGNPIASLQSSTPALVEFQLPQQALAQVKQGQKVRLRVDVFPGESWEGDLTTINPEVELSSRNVRMRATVPNADGRLLPGMFASVEVLSDASEQVVAIPATAVLFAPYGDSVFTLSEGKDAAGKAALLARQQFVRLGERRGDYVAVTSGLKPGQTVVSSGVFKLKNGMAVVVNNAMAPPIEVAPQPVNP from the coding sequence GTGACTCCCTCCTCACCGCCCCGAGCCAGCCGACTCAAGCGGTGGATCATCGGCGTGGTGCTCCTGCTCGCGGTCTTCGCGGGGCTCGTGGCCGTCAAGGCGGGCCAGATCGTCTCGATGATCAACGCCGGTGAGACCTTCGTGCTGCCGCCTGAGTCCGTCACGTCCACCCAGGCGGAGTCCTTCGGCTGGCAGGGGACCCGGAGCGCAGTGGGCACCGTGATGGCGCTTCGGGGCGTGACCCTGAGCGCGGAGCTGCCGGGCGTCGTCAACGACATCCGCTTCGAGAACGGCGCTTCGGTGAAGAAGGGCCAGGTGCTCGTTCAGCTCGACACCTCCAGCGAGCAGGCCCAGCTGGCCGGCGCCGAGGCCGACGCGGAGCTCTCGCGGCTGAACCGTGAGCGCGCCGAGAAGCTCAACGCCCAGGGCGCCAATACCCAGTCGGACCTGGATGCCGTCCGCGCGCGGTCGCTCCAGTCCTCCGCCACCGTGGCCCACCTCAAGTCCCTCATCGCCAAGAAGACCATCCGCGCCCCTTTCGATGGCCGCATCGGCATCCGCCAGGTGGAGTTGGGCCAGCTCGTCTCCCCGGGCAACCCCATCGCGTCCCTGCAGTCCTCCACCCCCGCGCTCGTGGAGTTCCAGCTGCCCCAGCAGGCGCTGGCCCAGGTGAAGCAGGGTCAGAAGGTGCGCCTGCGCGTCGACGTCTTCCCGGGCGAGTCCTGGGAAGGGGACCTCACCACCATCAACCCCGAAGTGGAGCTGTCCTCCCGCAACGTGCGCATGCGCGCCACCGTGCCCAACGCGGACGGCCGGCTGCTTCCGGGCATGTTCGCCAGCGTGGAGGTGCTCTCCGACGCCAGCGAGCAGGTGGTGGCCATTCCCGCCACCGCCGTGCTCTTCGCCCCCTACGGTGACTCGGTGTTCACCCTCTCCGAGGGCAAGGACGCCGCGGGCAAGGCGGCCCTGCTGGCGCGGCAGCAGTTCGTGCGGCTGGGAGAGCGCCGGGGTGACTACGTCGCGGTGACGTCCGGCCTGAAGCCCGGGCAGACCGTGGTCAGCAGCGGCGTCTTCAAGCTGAAGAACGGCATGGCCGTCGTCGTGAACAACGCGATGGCGCCGCCCATCGAGGTCGCTCCCCAGCCGGTGAACCCGTAG
- a CDS encoding SDR family NAD(P)-dependent oxidoreductase — translation MKLISSSAIVTGSGQGIGLGIAARLMRDGANVLLFGRTREKVEAAAGELNRMMEGRARAVPFAGDVVRAEDVAQAIEVATREFGLPGILVNNAGSATLRPLLELPAEEFDQILAINLKGPFLFTQALARALVAAKQPGSIVNISSLNQTAVTDGLAHYCASKAGLANFSKVAASELGRYGIRVNVVAPGAIRTPLAEGAGLMNGAMGREFLAHTPLGKPCGEPEDVAKVVSFLCSDLASWITGDTLAVDGGNHIRGLHSYADTLGLTRPVEG, via the coding sequence ATGAAGCTGATATCGAGCAGTGCCATCGTGACGGGGTCGGGCCAGGGCATCGGACTGGGAATCGCCGCGCGCCTCATGCGGGACGGAGCCAACGTCCTTCTCTTCGGGCGGACCCGGGAGAAGGTGGAGGCGGCCGCCGGGGAGCTCAACCGGATGATGGAGGGGCGCGCGCGGGCCGTGCCCTTCGCGGGCGACGTGGTTCGCGCGGAGGACGTGGCGCAGGCCATTGAGGTTGCCACGCGTGAGTTCGGCCTCCCGGGGATCCTGGTGAACAACGCAGGGTCGGCCACCCTCCGCCCGCTCCTTGAGTTGCCGGCGGAGGAGTTCGACCAGATCCTGGCCATCAACCTCAAGGGGCCCTTCCTGTTCACCCAGGCGCTCGCGAGGGCGCTCGTCGCCGCGAAGCAGCCGGGCTCCATCGTCAACATCTCCTCGTTGAATCAGACGGCGGTGACGGATGGGCTCGCCCACTACTGCGCCTCCAAGGCGGGGCTCGCGAACTTCTCGAAGGTCGCGGCTTCGGAACTGGGGCGGTACGGCATTCGTGTGAATGTCGTGGCCCCGGGCGCCATCCGCACCCCCCTGGCCGAGGGTGCCGGCCTCATGAATGGCGCCATGGGGCGGGAGTTCCTCGCCCATACGCCGCTTGGAAAACCGTGTGGCGAGCCGGAGGACGTGGCGAAGGTGGTGTCGTTCCTCTGCAGCGACCTCGCGTCATGGATCACCGGTGACACCCTCGCCGTCGACGGTGGCAATCACATTCGCGGGCTGCACAGCTACGCGGACACACTGGGCCTCACCCGTCCCGTGGAAGGCTGA
- a CDS encoding DUF2378 family protein has translation MSEEIVYRHAIEGLFLRSVGTRLTPELKDRLRAIGLNLDEKIPHHTPRHVFAEALGITARYLYPDVDAKEGYRRLGMGVIKGLEHTLLGKALVSLWPIFGPDRVLSRMQESFATVNNYLKTELITHGRADHTIKVSECNGNPGYHMGIIEAGLTRAGAKNIRVEPFDFNGHACSYRVRWDQ, from the coding sequence TTGAGTGAAGAGATCGTCTACCGCCATGCCATCGAGGGGCTCTTCCTGCGCTCCGTGGGCACGCGCCTCACGCCCGAACTCAAGGACCGGCTGCGGGCCATCGGCCTGAACCTGGACGAGAAGATCCCGCACCACACGCCTCGTCACGTCTTCGCGGAGGCCCTGGGCATCACCGCGCGATACCTCTACCCGGACGTGGACGCGAAGGAAGGCTACCGGCGGCTCGGCATGGGCGTCATCAAGGGCCTGGAGCACACGCTGCTGGGCAAGGCGCTCGTGTCCCTGTGGCCCATCTTCGGGCCCGACCGCGTGCTCTCCCGCATGCAGGAGAGCTTCGCCACGGTGAACAACTACCTGAAGACCGAGCTCATCACCCACGGCCGCGCGGACCACACCATCAAGGTGAGCGAGTGCAACGGCAACCCGGGTTACCACATGGGCATCATCGAAGCGGGGCTGACCCGGGCCGGCGCGAAGAACATCCGCGTGGAGCCGTTCGACTTCAACGGCCACGCCTGCTCGTACCGCGTGCGCTGGGATCAGTGA
- a CDS encoding TolB-like translocation protein, with protein MAASTPSEDYGTAHPFLLVDSAPDGRWLLACQAREDTNGDGRIETVLGFHGNIVGDALRPYLFLEPGAGIRIDEVLAVAPTGRFLVLVRDTTLWLLDVETREEKVLVSDVTPDTTSPHPPIRASFSRDGLRLLYLRPEGGRPVAVVRDLLQGTERVLDAGRGLLGQALLDPSGQWAAFDVVEDTNSDGKESWPKEDTTLAPATCRGPVISSSHFGWEGDTPVRRFRRVEGGPLLQGDDVLQPMGEGMLRRAPDRSIVLEHADGRRETWVPSGCNGTLLFADAAHEQVLVVCETQPDLGPLELHGARVHQPLGWQMSPPFSDRYIHVSGSDGRLLSLFVAAELEPSNAVHAVIDLERRTVRAVPLGQVVASLGAHALLEESIKPAEPGGQWGDRLWLWNVGTGFPPNVLSESTDSGLLWAGDTVLVMGKRIDLRTGKVLGDASGGALALDIRGRVLRPSPTAVKEPGASAQSGPVRWEPALKAH; from the coding sequence GTGGCTGCCTCCACCCCTTCCGAGGACTACGGCACCGCGCATCCATTCCTGCTCGTGGACTCCGCACCAGACGGGCGGTGGCTCCTCGCCTGCCAGGCACGAGAGGACACCAACGGCGATGGGCGCATCGAGACCGTCTTGGGCTTCCACGGAAACATCGTGGGTGACGCGCTTCGCCCGTACCTCTTCCTGGAGCCCGGAGCGGGCATCCGCATCGACGAGGTTCTCGCCGTGGCCCCCACGGGACGCTTTCTCGTCCTGGTGCGTGACACCACGCTCTGGCTCCTCGACGTGGAGACCCGCGAGGAGAAGGTGCTGGTCTCGGATGTCACGCCCGACACGACGAGCCCCCATCCACCCATCCGCGCCAGCTTCTCCCGGGATGGCCTGCGGCTTCTCTACCTGCGTCCCGAGGGCGGGCGCCCCGTCGCCGTCGTGCGAGACCTGCTCCAGGGGACCGAGCGTGTGCTCGATGCGGGTCGTGGCCTGCTCGGACAGGCCCTGCTGGATCCCTCCGGTCAGTGGGCGGCGTTCGACGTGGTGGAGGACACGAACTCGGATGGAAAGGAGAGCTGGCCCAAAGAGGACACCACTCTCGCACCCGCCACATGCCGAGGGCCGGTCATCTCCAGCTCGCACTTCGGCTGGGAGGGCGACACCCCCGTGCGCCGCTTTCGCCGGGTGGAGGGTGGCCCTCTCCTCCAGGGCGACGACGTCCTGCAACCCATGGGGGAAGGAATGCTGCGACGCGCTCCGGACCGCTCCATCGTTCTGGAGCACGCGGATGGACGGCGGGAGACCTGGGTCCCCTCGGGCTGCAATGGAACCCTGTTGTTCGCGGACGCGGCGCACGAGCAGGTCTTGGTGGTCTGCGAGACACAGCCGGACCTCGGCCCCCTGGAATTGCACGGCGCCAGGGTTCATCAACCCCTGGGTTGGCAGATGTCTCCCCCATTTTCGGACCGGTACATCCACGTGTCCGGAAGCGACGGAAGGCTGCTGTCGTTGTTTGTTGCTGCCGAGCTCGAGCCTTCCAATGCGGTGCACGCCGTCATCGATCTGGAGCGGCGCACCGTCCGAGCGGTGCCCTTGGGGCAGGTGGTGGCTTCCCTGGGGGCTCATGCCCTCCTGGAGGAGAGCATCAAACCTGCTGAGCCCGGCGGCCAGTGGGGAGATCGGTTGTGGCTCTGGAACGTGGGGACAGGGTTTCCACCGAACGTCTTGAGCGAATCGACGGACTCCGGGCTGCTCTGGGCGGGCGACACGGTGCTCGTCATGGGGAAGCGGATCGACTTGCGAACGGGCAAGGTGCTGGGGGATGCCTCGGGTGGGGCTCTGGCGCTCGATATTCGAGGTCGGGTTCTGCGCCCGAGTCCCACCGCGGTGAAGGAACCGGGCGCGTCGGCCCAATCCGGCCCTGTCCGGTGGGAGCCCGCGCTGAAGGCTCACTGA
- a CDS encoding SgcJ/EcaC family oxidoreductase — protein MTRSSSFAVVAALSLVLVSTACTTPDHARDEQDLRQWVKAQTEAWNAHDATAWTRDFTDDADFINIVGTVFQGRAEIETRHAAIFASIFKTSHAEVTVRKIRFPSEDIAVVDTVHEVTGHTGLPPGVQNTEEGLLRTQMRYVLKRTQKQWRIVSGQNTDVKPTPKPAP, from the coding sequence ATGACCCGCTCTTCCTCTTTCGCAGTCGTCGCGGCGCTGAGTCTGGTGTTGGTGTCCACGGCGTGCACCACCCCTGACCACGCCCGGGATGAGCAGGACCTCCGCCAGTGGGTGAAGGCGCAGACCGAGGCCTGGAACGCCCACGACGCCACGGCATGGACGCGGGACTTCACGGACGACGCTGACTTCATCAACATCGTCGGCACGGTGTTCCAGGGTCGCGCGGAAATCGAGACGCGCCACGCCGCCATCTTCGCGAGCATCTTCAAGACCAGCCACGCCGAGGTCACCGTGCGCAAGATCCGCTTCCCCAGCGAGGACATCGCCGTGGTGGACACGGTGCACGAGGTCACCGGCCACACGGGCCTCCCTCCGGGCGTGCAGAACACCGAGGAGGGGCTGCTGCGCACGCAGATGCGGTACGTGCTGAAGCGCACCCAGAAGCAGTGGCGCATCGTCTCGGGCCAGAACACCGACGTGAAGCCGACTCCCAAGCCCGCGCCGTAG
- a CDS encoding ABC transporter ATP-binding protein has product MGSAHGTALLSAERLSFAFPQGTPVLRDVSLHLKGGTSVGLLGANGAGKTTLLGALTGTVRGTTGGSVRLDVGGLHARRAIGFATQAIALYPVLTVEENVGHLARLLLGRVAAKAAIERTLEEFSLGPIARMRVHHLSGGQRRLVHLAASFVHAPPIRLLDEPTVALDFEARQLVVRRVRAWREEGAAVLVTAHYPEDIEELSTELVLLRDGKTRDLGELGTVLSNQARTLSLRGARPDASWELTLATGTLEEVRSKLGEVPSDVHLSELRLSGNRLRDILLRDPSLSAFAREAEGP; this is encoded by the coding sequence ATGGGGTCCGCGCACGGAACCGCCCTGCTCTCCGCGGAGCGGCTTTCCTTCGCCTTCCCCCAGGGGACGCCCGTCCTCCGAGATGTTTCACTCCACTTGAAGGGGGGAACATCCGTGGGACTGCTCGGTGCCAATGGCGCGGGCAAGACGACTTTGCTGGGGGCGCTCACCGGCACCGTGCGCGGAACGACGGGCGGTTCGGTGCGGCTCGACGTGGGTGGGCTGCATGCCCGCCGCGCCATCGGGTTCGCGACGCAGGCCATCGCGCTCTATCCCGTACTCACGGTGGAGGAGAACGTCGGGCACCTGGCCCGGCTGCTGCTGGGACGCGTCGCGGCGAAGGCCGCCATCGAGCGGACCCTGGAGGAGTTCTCGCTGGGTCCCATTGCCCGCATGCGCGTGCATCACCTGTCGGGTGGACAGCGGCGGCTCGTGCACCTGGCTGCGAGCTTCGTCCATGCGCCCCCCATCCGGTTGCTGGATGAGCCCACCGTCGCGCTCGACTTCGAGGCCCGCCAGTTGGTGGTGCGCCGCGTGCGTGCGTGGCGTGAGGAAGGCGCCGCGGTGCTGGTCACCGCGCACTACCCCGAGGACATCGAGGAGCTGTCCACGGAGCTGGTGCTGCTGCGGGATGGGAAGACTCGCGACCTGGGCGAACTGGGCACCGTGCTGTCGAACCAGGCTCGCACGCTGTCGCTGCGTGGCGCGCGTCCCGATGCTTCGTGGGAGCTCACGCTCGCCACCGGCACCCTGGAGGAGGTCCGCTCGAAGCTGGGCGAGGTCCCCTCCGATGTCCACCTGTCCGAGCTGCGCCTGTCCGGCAACCGGCTCCGCGACATCCTGCTGAGGGACCCTTCCCTGAGCGCCTTCGCCCGGGAGGCGGAAGGGCCATGA
- a CDS encoding ABC transporter permease yields MNHDIASSAPSAPSGVAGFVNVVRCYALTEWRVLARERTAMVFIFILPAVLSAILGPGVSGLDTAPGAMGRATIGFAVMFSYMVVTYSGHAFYRDFWYHTHGRQALVRPSRLAFAMGKVLPACAMSFVQLLLFTGFAAVFLGLPLNGNVLQVALTGAALVTSGSALGFLLFAITRSTATLSNLSYLVLVTFSAVGGAIVATEALPGWSRTLGYATPHYWALRALNEATFGAGRWGVVLQSTAVILTFTAVCATAASLAFDFRDQKHDTT; encoded by the coding sequence ATGAATCACGACATCGCTTCCAGTGCCCCATCCGCTCCCAGCGGCGTGGCTGGCTTTGTCAACGTGGTGCGTTGCTACGCGTTGACGGAGTGGCGGGTGCTCGCGCGCGAGCGCACGGCCATGGTGTTCATCTTCATCCTGCCCGCGGTGCTCTCCGCCATCCTGGGCCCGGGCGTATCCGGGCTCGATACAGCTCCGGGCGCCATGGGCCGGGCCACCATCGGCTTCGCGGTGATGTTCAGCTACATGGTGGTGACCTACTCCGGTCACGCGTTCTACCGGGACTTCTGGTACCACACCCACGGCAGGCAGGCGCTGGTCCGCCCCTCCCGGCTCGCGTTCGCCATGGGCAAGGTGCTGCCCGCTTGCGCGATGTCTTTCGTGCAACTGCTGCTCTTCACCGGCTTCGCGGCGGTGTTCCTGGGACTGCCACTCAACGGCAACGTCCTCCAGGTCGCCCTCACCGGCGCGGCGCTGGTGACCAGCGGTTCGGCCCTGGGCTTCCTCCTCTTTGCCATCACGCGCAGCACCGCCACGCTCTCCAACCTCTCCTACCTGGTGCTGGTGACGTTCAGCGCGGTGGGTGGCGCCATCGTCGCCACCGAAGCGCTGCCGGGTTGGTCTCGCACGCTCGGCTACGCCACGCCGCACTACTGGGCCCTGCGTGCGCTCAACGAAGCCACCTTCGGCGCGGGCCGCTGGGGCGTCGTGCTCCAGAGCACCGCCGTCATCCTCACCTTCACCGCTGTCTGCGCGACCGCCGCGAGCCTGGCGTTCGACTTCCGGGACCAAAAACATGACACGACCTGA
- a CDS encoding aminotransferase class I/II-fold pyridoxal phosphate-dependent enzyme: MTRPEQDSAGRPRAPVIQRLLGDPRVAQARLGKRIGRLPYFTRVESATAPITRMEGRDILNFGSNNYLGLANDPRVIAAAQEASARWGAGVTGSRLLNGNLTLHEELEEALRRFYGRTGAMVFSTGYGANLGLMSSLLGRDDRAWVDEEMHASVLDGVWLARANMKRFGHNDPEHLLAQAKGDTASGLCVVEGVYSMRGDRAPLRRFLEVCRETRLALVVDEAHGLGTVGARGLGTVEEDGVVQDADFITITFSKSLGSCGGAIIGDKAQIEALRVLTRPFLFTAANTPASVAAALASLRILHEDPGLVAQLKERVRSLREALVERGLRPIPSDGPIVSVEVGADFDTLQAWRLLWNRGIYANPVIHPAVPAGHGLLRLSVMRTHEEQMVRTVADACADVFSDLQLSHQGRGKVAS; the protein is encoded by the coding sequence ATGACACGACCTGAACAAGACTCCGCGGGCCGCCCTCGGGCTCCCGTCATCCAGCGACTGCTCGGGGACCCGCGCGTGGCGCAGGCCCGTCTGGGCAAGCGCATTGGCCGCCTCCCCTATTTCACGCGGGTGGAGTCGGCCACCGCCCCCATCACCCGCATGGAGGGCCGGGACATCCTCAACTTCGGCTCCAACAACTACCTGGGGCTCGCGAACGACCCTCGCGTCATCGCCGCCGCGCAGGAGGCTTCCGCCCGCTGGGGCGCGGGCGTGACGGGCTCACGCCTGCTCAACGGCAACCTGACGCTCCACGAGGAGTTGGAGGAAGCCCTGCGGCGCTTCTATGGCCGCACCGGCGCCATGGTGTTCTCCACCGGCTACGGCGCCAACCTGGGCCTGATGAGCTCGCTGCTGGGCCGCGATGACCGCGCCTGGGTGGACGAGGAGATGCACGCCTCCGTCCTGGACGGCGTGTGGCTGGCGCGCGCGAACATGAAGCGCTTCGGCCACAACGACCCGGAGCACCTGCTGGCCCAGGCGAAGGGCGACACCGCCTCCGGCCTCTGTGTCGTGGAGGGCGTCTACTCCATGCGCGGAGACCGGGCCCCGCTGCGCCGGTTCCTGGAGGTGTGCCGCGAGACACGGCTGGCGCTCGTCGTGGACGAGGCGCACGGCCTGGGCACGGTGGGCGCTCGGGGCCTGGGCACCGTGGAGGAGGACGGCGTCGTCCAGGACGCGGACTTCATCACCATCACCTTCTCCAAGAGCCTGGGCTCCTGCGGCGGCGCCATCATCGGGGACAAGGCCCAGATTGAAGCGCTGCGCGTCCTCACGCGGCCCTTCCTCTTCACCGCCGCCAACACGCCGGCCTCCGTGGCCGCGGCCCTGGCCTCCCTGCGCATCCTCCATGAGGACCCGGGGCTGGTGGCCCAATTGAAGGAGCGGGTGCGCTCACTGCGCGAGGCGCTGGTGGAGCGCGGGCTGCGGCCCATTCCGTCCGACGGTCCCATCGTCAGCGTGGAGGTGGGCGCGGACTTCGACACGCTCCAGGCGTGGAGGCTGCTGTGGAACCGGGGCATCTACGCCAATCCGGTCATCCACCCTGCTGTCCCCGCGGGCCACGGCCTGCTGCGCCTGAGCGTGATGCGGACGCATGAGGAGCAGATGGTGCGCACCGTCGCGGACGCGTGCGCGGACGTTTTCTCGGACTTGCAGCTGTCCCATCAGGGACGGGGGAAGGTGGCATCATGA